In a genomic window of Corynebacterium lizhenjunii:
- the rplK gene encoding 50S ribosomal protein L11, producing MAPKKKVTGLIKLQIEAGAANPAPPVGPALGAHGVNIMEFCKAYNAATESQRGNVVPVEITVYEDRSFDFKLKTPPAAKLLLKAAGLQKGSGVPHTNKVGSVTWEQCKEIGQTKFEDLNARDIENAARIIAGTARSMGITVDGAPADMPQ from the coding sequence ATGGCTCCGAAGAAGAAGGTCACTGGCCTGATTAAGCTGCAGATCGAGGCAGGCGCTGCTAACCCGGCTCCGCCGGTGGGCCCGGCTCTGGGTGCTCACGGTGTGAACATCATGGAGTTCTGCAAGGCCTACAACGCAGCGACTGAGTCCCAGCGCGGCAACGTGGTGCCGGTGGAAATCACCGTCTACGAGGACCGCTCTTTCGACTTCAAGCTGAAGACCCCGCCGGCAGCTAAGCTGCTGCTCAAGGCCGCTGGCCTGCAGAAGGGCTCTGGCGTGCCGCACACCAACAAGGTCGGCTCTGTGACCTGGGAGCAGTGCAAGGAAATCGGCCAGACCAAGTTCGAGGACCTCAACGCTCGCGACATCGAAAACGCTGCCCGCATTATTGCTGGTACCGCACGTTCCATGGGCATCACCGTGGACGGCGCACCCGCAGACATGCCGCAGTAA
- the rplA gene encoding 50S ribosomal protein L1 has protein sequence MSTKSKAFKAAAAQVDKSRLYRPLEAAKLAKETSSKNFDATVDVVFRLGVDPRKADQLVRGTVSLPHGTGKDVRVAVFAEGDKAAEAKAAGADVVGTEELIAAINDGKIDFDVAIATPDQMAKVGRVARVLGPRGLMPNPKTGTVTPDVTKAVSDVKGGKISFRVDKAANLHALIGKASFDAEKLAENYGALFDEVLRLKPSSSKGVYVKRATITTTTGPGIPVDPSVVKGYAE, from the coding sequence ATGAGCACTAAGTCCAAGGCTTTCAAGGCCGCAGCTGCGCAGGTGGACAAGTCCCGCTTGTACCGTCCGCTGGAGGCCGCCAAGCTGGCTAAGGAGACCTCCTCCAAGAACTTCGACGCCACCGTGGACGTCGTCTTCCGCCTGGGCGTTGACCCCCGCAAGGCTGACCAGCTGGTTCGCGGCACCGTTTCCCTGCCGCACGGCACTGGTAAGGATGTCCGCGTGGCTGTCTTCGCTGAGGGCGACAAGGCAGCTGAGGCTAAGGCTGCTGGCGCCGACGTGGTGGGCACCGAGGAGCTCATCGCCGCTATCAACGACGGCAAGATTGACTTCGACGTGGCCATCGCTACCCCGGACCAGATGGCTAAGGTTGGACGCGTGGCCCGCGTCCTGGGCCCGCGTGGTCTGATGCCGAACCCGAAGACCGGCACCGTCACCCCGGACGTGACCAAGGCTGTGTCTGACGTCAAGGGCGGCAAGATCTCCTTCCGCGTGGACAAGGCTGCTAACCTGCACGCCCTGATCGGTAAGGCCTCCTTCGACGCTGAGAAGCTGGCGGAGAACTACGGCGCTCTCTTCGACGAGGTCCTGCGCCTGAAGCCGTCCTCTTCTAAGGGTGTCTACGTCAAGCGCGCTACCATCACCACCACCACCGGCCCGGGCATCCCGGTCGATCCTTCCGTGGTGAAGGG